From Candidatus Omnitrophota bacterium, the proteins below share one genomic window:
- a CDS encoding SDR family oxidoreductase → MGKTSQPQIILITGCSSGFGLLTAARLASKGHQVIATVRDLNKSGALRDEVKRKGGEVDIVLLDVTDKSSVQSALKDIAARYGFLDVLVNNAGYGIGGFFEDLTDEEIRQQMETNFFGAQNVTRAAIPLMRPRRKGKIINISSIAGFNGSPAFGAYNASKWALEGFSESLRHELKFFGIDVLLVEPGTYKTKIFYENARFAKNFRNEHSPYYRISLFLEKRVKDYVDDCHKDPEDVAELIERLINASRPSFRNIPDIESQFVYILKKFLPHRVFSAITRKILLQNFTYRP, encoded by the coding sequence ATGGGTAAAACCTCTCAACCCCAAATCATCCTCATCACCGGCTGCTCCAGCGGATTCGGCCTGTTGACAGCTGCGCGCCTGGCCTCCAAAGGGCACCAGGTCATTGCCACCGTGCGGGATTTGAACAAGAGCGGGGCCTTGCGCGATGAGGTCAAACGCAAGGGAGGAGAGGTCGATATCGTACTCCTGGACGTCACAGACAAATCCTCCGTCCAGTCCGCTCTCAAAGACATTGCGGCCCGTTACGGATTTCTGGACGTGCTTGTAAACAACGCCGGGTACGGCATCGGAGGATTTTTCGAGGACCTGACGGATGAAGAAATCCGCCAGCAGATGGAAACGAATTTCTTCGGCGCGCAGAATGTGACGCGGGCCGCGATCCCGCTCATGCGTCCGCGTCGAAAAGGGAAGATCATCAACATTTCCAGCATCGCCGGGTTTAACGGGTCGCCGGCGTTCGGCGCTTACAACGCCAGCAAATGGGCCCTGGAAGGCTTCTCGGAAAGCTTAAGGCACGAATTGAAATTCTTTGGAATTGATGTCCTGCTCGTTGAACCGGGCACCTACAAGACCAAAATCTTTTATGAAAATGCCCGCTTTGCCAAAAACTTCCGCAATGAACACAGCCCCTATTACCGAATTTCCCTATTTCTGGAAAAGAGGGTAAAGGACTACGTGGATGACTGCCACAAGGACCCTGAAGATGTGGCAGAACTGATCGAACGGCTCATCAACGCCTCCCGCCCTTCATTCCGGAACATTCCCGACATCGAAAGCCAGTTTGTCTACATCCTCAAAAAATTCCTGCCGCACCGGGTCTTCAGCGCCATCACGCGAAAGATCCTCCTCCAGAATTTCACGTACCGGCCATAA